The following proteins come from a genomic window of Brevibacillus antibioticus:
- a CDS encoding lipase/acyltransferase domain-containing protein, whose product MSSILAQKAPIVFVPGLFGSMSDRIIPGTGDWGFGFARTAYEPFIRLLGKMGYPLNEQLFVAFYDWRRQIDISAERFLLPTIERAKQTTGSPYVNLVCHSMGGLVARAYVQSGYYQNDVDQLLIFATPNAGSPVAYSYWAGGKLPRSVSAKRNVIELYMNVYLAYLEQSIPFHRIQAIHRHFPSLLDLTPSAAYGDYLLEKNQGVEAFVPYEKMVVKNQYMDYLNATMGIIAARNIRVTLVAGIGHETIHYLRTVPSLSPDKWIDGRVVGSINSDAGDGSVMANSVFALEGERYYVEATHLEILYKSEPLLRQLLE is encoded by the coding sequence ATGAGTTCTATTCTTGCGCAAAAGGCACCGATTGTTTTTGTTCCGGGGCTATTTGGGTCGATGAGTGATCGAATTATTCCGGGTACTGGTGATTGGGGCTTCGGGTTTGCCCGAACGGCTTACGAGCCATTTATCCGTTTGCTTGGAAAAATGGGTTACCCCCTCAATGAACAATTGTTTGTAGCTTTTTATGATTGGCGAAGGCAGATCGATATCTCAGCCGAGCGCTTTTTGCTACCTACCATCGAGCGGGCGAAGCAAACAACCGGTTCCCCTTATGTCAATCTCGTTTGTCATAGCATGGGGGGGCTTGTTGCCAGAGCCTATGTCCAAAGCGGATATTATCAAAACGATGTGGATCAGCTGCTCATTTTTGCGACTCCCAACGCAGGATCGCCTGTCGCCTACAGCTATTGGGCAGGAGGGAAGCTGCCGCGCTCCGTTTCTGCCAAAAGAAATGTCATAGAGCTATACATGAATGTATATCTGGCCTATTTGGAGCAAAGCATTCCTTTTCATCGTATACAAGCTATTCACAGACACTTTCCCAGTCTCCTTGACCTTACTCCGTCAGCAGCGTATGGCGATTATTTGCTGGAGAAAAATCAGGGGGTAGAAGCTTTCGTCCCTTATGAAAAGATGGTCGTGAAAAATCAATACATGGATTACTTGAACGCAACGATGGGGATTATTGCAGCCCGCAATATTCGCGTCACGTTGGTAGCTGGCATCGGACACGAAACGATTCATTACCTGCGAACAGTCCCTTCGCTGTCTCCCGATAAATGGATCGATGGAAGAGTTGTGGGTTCGATCAATAGTGACGCTGGGGATGGGAGTGTCATGGCAAACAGTGTATTCGCGCTCGAAGGTGAGCGTTATTACGTAGAGGCGACACATCTGGAGATTTTATATAAAAGTGAACCGCTTCTCCGGCAATTGCTAGAGTAG